The following DNA comes from Camarhynchus parvulus chromosome 7, STF_HiC, whole genome shotgun sequence.
TCCACGGCAGGCAGGCCCCCCCCACTGAGTAGAACAAACTAGAAATGCCACACAGTAATTCCATGCTGtggctgaaggagaaaatggaaCAGCTTGGAGCCATCCTGAGTGCCTGCATCAAGCTAGGGGCGCAGGAAAGTGCTCCACCCACTGGGATGCTGCAGTTGGGTTTTGCTCATGGACACAGCCCATGGTTATCCTTATGGCCACATCATACTGCCCACAGTGCATCCCCTCCCAACACATGCAGACACaacagccagcctggcacatcttgctgcagcctccctcctcctcctgcctctaCTTACTTAAGCTTTCTTGAGaccacagcctggggctgtttctcttcctcctccagttGGATGGTGGACACCTGTGCTGCCACTTCAGAGACGGCAGCAAAGTGCAGAGGCTCTGCTCTTGCCAGGTggtccccagcacacagagggcTCAGCACACCCACGGGACGGCAGCCAGACCTGCAGACAGGAGCGCTGGCACACGAGGCCAAGGGACGGACACTGATCCGCTCAGTGCGAGCAACGGCATCACAGGTGCCCCTAAGGCTCGAGTTACTGTTAAGGCAGTGGCTCCCCAGCTCCAAGTTCAGGAGAGCAGTGGGTTCTTTCTGGGTGATCTGCACTGCAGcatgctgcctcctcctgctgctgtggttggACAGGCTGCCCACACTCATAAGGCCAGAACTTTCAGCTTGGCACCCAAAGCCTCTGTGTGGGGCAGCCTGACTAGGtagctgctgcacagccttcAAGAGGCTCTTCTCCGGTTCCTTCTCTTTTGAGCTGTGAGGTCTCTCAGCATCCTCCAACAAGCACTGATCCTTCCTGAGGACCACACTGCTTGGCACAGGGGTATGGGaggggattttgttttgctctgacACAACGTTGCTGTTCGTCATTGCCCTGTTAATCAGGCTGCTACGGCAGCTGTCTCTACTGTCCCCGAAGAGGGACCATGAAGTAGCAGGAAAAGTCCGGGTGTTTTCCACCTTTTTCATCTTCAGTGACTGTAGAAAAGGCACTTGAGCACTGCTTGGCCGTAGGAAGGAGTTGTTATTGAGCACTGGTCTACAGGAGCTGGCAGCCTGCTGACCTGAGCTGAGGACAGAGCCTTTGACCCCAGTTCCAGAGCGCTCCTctgccagcaggcagggctccaTCAGCAGGGAAGACATCACCCTTCCCGTGGCAGACATCACCCTTCCCGTCGCACAGCCAGCATGTCGAGGGCTTTGGAGGCTGTCTTCAGTGGGCTGTGCATGGCATAGTGATGGTGAGCACAAGAAGCAGGATTGCTGCAGAGGGAtccctgagggcagcaggatGTGATCCTGGAAAGCACTCGCATATCTCTTCTCTAAATTCCAGACGGGTTTGGCCTGCTGCTGAGTGAGGCGCCAGGGCCAGCATGGCTGAGATCTTTCTGCCGGGAGGCTGCCTGACTCCAGCCCAATGCTCTTCTGCTGTTTGGGGCCCCCATTAGCATGGTCTGGTCCTGCAGACGCCATGTAGAGCCATAGCACTTGAGGCACAGTCAGTCATCTACAGCAGCATCTTTGCTGGCCTGAAACAAAAGGATAGCATGAAAGACACTGTTGTCCTGTCAGGGCACAGCACCCAGCCTAATGCCAGATGAGGAAAGCAGGgtgagctgcttttcctgcaggatgAAAATCACATCTCCCATTTACTGAGCTCACCAAGAGTCTCTGGAGACCAAGTCAAAGAATGGCTGGCATCTCACACAAAACCAGAGGATGCAAAGAACAATGTAAAGAGAGCCATCTGCAGGAAAGCTTGTACCCTGCAAACACACAGGGGTGCCTGACTACCAGCCAGGGCCAGGGTgtagcagcaccagcacagtcACCCTGTCTGCAACAAGAGGCTGCCTGCCTGGGACCCACACGGCAGCTGGAGCCTGCTCCTACAGCTCTGTGTCTCCAACATCAGCCTCCTGACTCCACCACAAACGCCAAAACATCtgcttattttttctccctgtctctTAAAGCTTCAGCTCAGTACATTACACAACTAGATGAGAATCTCAGCCCTTGCTCTTAAAAGGAACATGTTTCTCACTCTTGTAGAAAAGCTTAGTGAGGGCTAAAGGCTTCCTATAGAGTTCAGGACTGAGAAGGCAGCAAAACCCAATTGCAGGGCCGTTCTAACATTAACACCTCTGTTTCCAGCAGAGACTGGCAGTATTGTGCACATACATCTCTCCCCACTGCAGTCCTTCAGAAAAGTCTCTCGCAAGGACCAAACTGGCAGACCACAGAGTTGCAGATATAAGTGCCCTGAATTTTCCTAGAATGAACTATTGCACCATACCTGCAACATCCTCATGcctgaggagaagggaaaagagaaaacaaaccactaGCCAGTTATTGCTTTAACACATGCCTGGAGGGCCCCTGGATACAGCTGCGATAGGAATTTGTATTCCAAGCAGGCTGGCTGGTTCTTCCACCTTTCAGCTCTCACACGCttgcatgttaaaaaaaaaaaggtataaaaaGAAGGATAAGCAGTGCATCAACCATCACACTCTTCCTTTTCTTGCCATACACATATACACTCCTTTCTCACCTGAAAGACAAGCCTCAGATGCAGCAGTTAAAGTGTAGCTTGGAGACCCTGAGGTGCTCTGTagcaccatcccagcagctcaCACCACCACAGAGCTGGGTCAGACAGACCTACACCTGCCAGACCTTCTCAACCTGTGAATCAGCTCCAGTCTCCAGCACAcaccagctcagcagcatctcAGCCAGAGGATGCAGGAGATGGAACATCCCATGCAGGATCCCATAGGAGCTACACATCCTCAAGGAGAGCTGCTACCCTGCCAAGCTCTGCAAGGAAATATGGCAAGCGCCAAGTCCATACCACACCCATAGGGCTGCATTGCTTGTTAGTGCTTGTACAGTCAAGCTGAGAACTCCTGATGAGGACAGGGCACCTGCAtcccagtgggagctgcagcccagagggCCTCCAAACCCCAGGGAAGAGAATCCCACAACTGAGATGTACAACACTATTCCATCGCTACCCAATCTGCCCCCAGCAGCAAACCTGGCTGTGTTGTGACATTCACAGCGATTAGCACAGAGCAAAGAAGATGTGGCTCAGATGCCATCACCTGCCCAGCTCAAATTTCCACCAGTAAACAAGGGAGCAGAGCTTGGCTTGCACACGCTGCCCCCTCCAGCTCACAAGCACACCCAGACCACAAAGTGACCCTAGCACACCAGTGAACATAGGTGTTAAAGAGCAAATTAAAATCCAAGGAGAATGAAAGTGTTCCTGCCCAGAGGATCTGTCACTGGCATCACCACCTGCACTGCCAGTTTGGCCATCGCCTGCACTCTCACCCGGCTGTGAATGACCTTGTAAAACCAGCCTGAAGTGAAAGCCATCTGTAGCTCATCTCCACCCGGCTTTACAGCTATCCATGAATCATcctgctgtaaaaataaaagtgatgtGGCCTAATGAAGCTGTAACAAGGGCCGTGAATCTTACAGTCAGCTTATACACAGGTGTGAAAATGCCAGCACAAGTCCTGCGTGACCCTGATCTGGAGTAAGTGACAACGGTGGCACAGATGTGACTGACACAGACACCggggtgctgctgacagctgtggctgccagggtGGAGGTCTGGGCATGGCACAGCCTCAGCTAACACTGCCTGGaacccagccccacagaggcAGACAAAGTGCTGAGCTTGCTCCCCTCCTGAGCAGTTTTGTCACAGACTTGCAGAAGTGTctgggccagcacaggggaggggGGTGTGCAGGAAGCAGTGGCTGCATAAGAAAGCTGCAGGGCCTTTAGCAGAGCTTTCGGGTAAGGCCTAGGTTGGCCAACAGCTAGTCACCATCATTGTTTCCCTGTGGAGAAACATGAGCTCAGAGAtaggggcaggaggggcaggaaggaTGAAAGGAAGATGCCCTCACAGGAGGCAGGTCAGGATGCATCCAGACTGATAGCACCAGTCCAtgctccctgtccttcccccCATTCACACCTCCTGCATGCCAGCACAGACAACTCTAATGTCCACCTGAAAACTGTCTCCCATCCTTACTGCAAGGACAGCTTgacaaagcagctgctgagtATCCAGGAGACCTGATGGAGATGGAGGGGGGCACCTTCACTGTCCTGCCAGGCTATGGTCACaacagggcagcagctgccacatcTCTGTAGCTCTGGGTAGGAAACACGTCACCTGCCCCAGGGTAAATCCCTGCTGGTTACCAGCAGGGAAGTTTTCCCTTTATGTTTAATTCAGCTGGAGTTTTGGGATGGACGAAGATCACAGCTTGATGCAATCCCTAGTTCTGCCAACCCAATTCTATGAGAAAGGAGCTGGACTCTGTTCTGCATCTCACACTTGAAATAACACTCTTGAAATTTTATTGTAGAAACATGAGCTAGGAAAAGCCCTGGGTGAACTGGCCAGGCTGGAATTCAGACCCAACCAAGTAATTAATGGATTTTGGCTTGGACTTATTGATACACAATACAGAGACCAAAGCTGTCACTGTTGGAGTGACTGTACAGCTGCACTTGCTTACAATTATTCTGCCAGCACCTTTTATTGCCACACAGCTTGCTCACAAGCGCTGGGAGGTCAGCTGgagcactgccacagcctgTACATGTGACATACTAGAGCACAGGGCCAACCTGTGCCCAGCCTCTGCACACTCCAGTATGCAGCAGTCAAAACCCTTTCTTCCAACCTGAGCCCCACTGCAGCATGTGTTCCTCTAATGGCAGcatggcagctcctcacagccctCTTCCAAACAGGAAAGGACAAGACCTCAAGAGCCTGGGTGTGCACATCATCCCATTGTTGGAAGAGTGTGGCTGTGGAGGTTATTTTAAGTGCAGCTTGGTGATACACTTAAAATAACAAGAGCTTGTAAATGTATGCACTGCAAGCTGACCTGATAACGTGTTGTCAGCCACACACAGCCTAAAATCACAAAGAAGAGAGATTAGACAACTGCAATTGTTATTGTTTTCTATGCCATTGCAGGGTGCATATTCAGTTCTGttctttattattaaaaagGATAACACATTTTTCTAAACAAGACCTCAGTTTACACCAAGTTCCTCGCTTGCAGCTCTGGGACTTTTGATTAAAGCTTGAACAAGCAAGTTAAcaacaatgcaaaacaaacaggttttaaaacaaatatacatttaaaaataaagttttgaaatttaaatttaaaactttgAACAAGATCAACAACATTGATCTGAAACAAACTGAGTGCCTAGAAGTGCTCCAACAGCTCGTAGCTAGGTACAAACTTGTGTTTCAACAGCATGGAAacagccctccctccccagcatcaGCTCCAAGAAACTAGTGGCCTCAAGGGCAGTCACACACCAAGCCAAAGCACCTGAGGCCACCAGCAAGTTCAAGCTGAAGAGCAGAGGGTGGTGCTGGCCACAATTTGTCCAAGAGGATAACCCAGCTGAGGCAGGTTGGCCACTGCAGAAATGCTCTTGGGTACATCAGCCTGGTGTGCTGCTTTGCCACACAGTTAAGCATCATTGTTCCCTCTCAGCTTCTTTATCATCCTTGCAGAACCACATTTTGTGTGCAAATCCAGAGGATGACAATCAATTTCTGTCCCAATCAAGACGTCAAGTTTTTACATGGCCACTCAGgtcaaaaacaaaacaaaacaaaacaacagtgAGAAATCAACCTCTGTGAGGATGCATCAGCAAATTCCATCTGCATGCCAGGATTACATTTGTTCCAGGGTTGGTCATTTCCATTCATCACCTGTGGTGCTGAACTCCACTCCACACTGAATAGAGGAAGTATGACTGTATGGCTGCCTGAAAAGACCCTTTACCTAAGCAGAGCACTGGCCTGCAAGAGAAATAGAGTAGCTCAGGTGTGTGCTCCTGTTCCCAAGGTGGAGGCAGacctcagggacagcaggatgCTGGCGCAAGCCATGGGAGAGCTGCAATCCAGCCAGCACCtcaccctgtgctgcagcaaatGCCTCCctccatgcacacacagagtgtGTGGGGAACTGAAGGCTCCTGTGCTTGACTTCACAAGGGACTTTCCCACCACTCTAAGGACATTGAAGCACAGTTGCCAGACAAGGTGAGGAACTCTGGCACAATAGGCAGAAAATCCAAGGCTATAGCTTGAGTGCACCAAGGACACTTCAAATAAAGGGCTGGCTTGTGCTCACCCTGGGAGGGCTGACCTGGCCAAGACCGGACAGTGCAGGGGCCACAGCAAAGGGCAGAGCATGGGGCTCCTATTGCTGTCAAAGGATATCAActtttctccctggcagacTCCCCAGGCCCTGAAGCAGATGCAGTGCACATTGACAGCAGATCATGCAGCTCTGTTTCCCCAGCAGTGAAGATGGTAAGTGCCTGCCCTTGCTCCCACCcaatttgtaatttttcatcACATGGACGACAGAAGCAGCTGTACTGCAGCATAAACAAGAGCAGAGAAACAAGTCGGGATTAAAAGCAACAAGCTGAACCATGAGGTGTTTAACAGCTTTTCATCAAGGAGGTCTACAGCCCATTCCTGAAGATCCAAACTGAAGGGACAGCATTTTCAATTGAGCTCCATGATGGGAGAAAAGAGAATTCAATGGCAAGACCTGGGAAGAGTTTGGCCACCAGTGTAGGATCTGAGGGCAGTCAGCACAGTCTGATCTTAGGCAGACTAGCCTTTAGTAGAACAATAAAAGTGGAGGATTTGGAGTGAGTGAAACAAGTATAAAATATCAACATACAGCAAGGAGACAAGAACTACCCAATTAGTTCAAAACACATAATTTCTTAGCCCACCTTCTGTTCTTGATACTTTTTACTGAAACATAGCTGCAATTGGAAGAAAAGGTTCCCAGATTTGTCCTTCAGTATGTGCTGAGGACCCTTCCATGTTtgacagggctgggaaaaattCTTCTGAAGCCACTGCAAAACCCTCACTCCTTACAGCAATCTCTCAGGGCTCAGGAGTGGAGAAGAAACAGAGACTCAAGGTGAGAAGCTGCCAAATACTCCCAGACTCGATGCATGGCAGGAACTTGGGAAATGTCAAGGAGTGgcacccagccaggctggtACAGCAGCCAAAGCCCCCAACCTGTGTCAGTGATCTGACATCTCCACGCAGGCGCTGTTATGCGGGGATGGTGACATTtgttccctcagctcctccctgaAATGCgatccctgctgtgctgagaagGACCCCTTGACTGAGGTGTGGGAGGGGGCAATTGTCATCAACCAACTTTACCTAACAAAAAAACTGCAGCAAGACAGCAACAAAAGGACAGACAAATGCTACTATCTGCTGGGTACAAACAGAAAGAATtgtggaaaaattattttataaaactaTAATAGGGCCAACAATCGACTGTAAATTCCCCCAAACTATCCGGGAGTCACTAGATGTCTTCTGCCCATTCTGTGAGGAGAACACCACAATATGAAAGACAGGCAAGCCTCAGGGGGTCGTGTAGGCAGGGTTTTGATGTGTAGCTGTAGAGCTGAACTCTGCCTCCCATGAGACACCCAAAGCCATGCACAGGAGGCTGGCACAATGCCACAGGGTTTCCCCACACCTTCACTCCGCACTCCCTGACCAAACCCTGCAGGCATTCAGGAAATACTCCAGGCTTgtctcagctcagctctgcccttcaTCTTTCAGACTCAACGGCTCCTTTTCACAACACAAGAGCAGCCAAGCCAAGACCCCAATGAAAGGATGGACAGCCAGGATGTCCCAGCATTCCACCTGGGCCTGGTcgatcccagctccatcctaATACTCCAAGTACCGTTGGAGAGGCTCCCTGGGGCCGTGGGTGGCTGGGGAGCCAGCCCTTCCTCGCTGCCGCTCGCCCGGGGAACACGCTGTGTGTCTCATTTCTCCAAGTGAAAGACTTTGACGCCGAAGCTGCTACCAGGATGCTCTATCCTGGCGCCGGACCGCCGCCCAGGCCGCCAACCCCAGCATGTCTCGGCACAGAGCGCTCCCGAACCGCTCCCCCAGACGCACGGTGTCACGGGACAAGGCCATGGCGAGCCCCGCGAGCAGGCCTGGGCAGGAACGAGGTGCCTCCTCGGGGCCTGGGCACGGCTATGGGGCGGAGGGGCCGGGGAGGCAACGCGGGGGGACAAGGGCCCCAGTGGGAGAACTCTGAGGGTGCAACCCAGGGAGATACAAAGGCAGCAAAGCCCCGCTCCACAGGACGGCAACGCCGCCATACTCACCGCCCGCCCGGGCCCGCCGGACCCGCCGCCGCCGTTACCATGGGGAGCCGGCGGGCCCACGTGACTACAGCTCCCGGCAGCCAGCGGGGCGGGGGCTGTACCGCCCCCTGGCGGCGCGGCGGagcccggcggcggcgcgggcgcgGCTCCGGGAGCCGGCGGGAGACGCGCAGTTACAGAAGGAACGGGCATTTTGTCAGGGCCGGCTTCCCGCGGGGGGCACCCCGGGTAAAGACGGCCGGGTAGGGCCCCCCTCAGGCGGACAACGCGGGTTGCAAGGAAGGTCCAGCTGGAGCCTGAGGAGGGTGTAGGAAGCGTCCGTGGCGGCCCGGGATGCCTGGGCGTCACCGCTCAGCGCCGGTACGCGGCGACAGCGGGCTGGGCCCCGCGCGGCCGGGCGGAGCTGCGAGGCGGCGGAGGAGGTGCTCGCACTGGCGGCGGAAGAGCGGCTCACCGTGCCGGGCAAAAGGCGGCTGGGGACTGACAGCGGCCAGCGCCGTCAGCCTTTCGGTGGCTTTGAGGGACAGCAGGACCTGCACAGCCAAGAGAGGGACAGGAGTCACCCACCAGCTTGACCCTTGTCCCCACGACTCCATCAGGTCCCCCAGAGGAGCCGAGGGCTCCGTGCCGTACCTGCTGGATCCCAGGGTGCTGGCTGAGGGCTCGCAGCGCCTCGAGGGCTCCCTCCCGCACGGCCGTGCGCGGGTCCTGGCAGGTCACCTGCAGCAGGCGGTCGGGAGCCCCGTTCTGGATCAGCAGGTCCCGCAGCTCCTCCCCGCGCTggcccaggttgctcagggccagGGCCGCGTTGTAGCACGTCTGCGCCCGCGAGTCGCTCAGCAGCCGGGTCAGCgcgggcacggcccggcccaGCGTCCCCGCCGGGCAGGACGCATGGCAGGCGGCGTTGCCCACTGCAAAGGTGGCTGCCCTGCGCACGCTGCTCGCCGGGTCCGACAGGCactccagcagcctctccagccAACCCGGCTGGCTCTGCAGCGCTGGGGAAAAGCTGTGCCGGAGTAGGTTGCCCAGCAAGTTGCAGGTTCTGGCCCGTATCAGGTGTTGCTTGTGGCTGAGCAGGTAGGTCAGTGGCTGATCAGCCACATCCGAGTCCCTCAGGATCCTCTGGAGAAAGGGCAGGTGCTCTGAACAGGCCCGGGCCACATGGGTCAGGAGAGACAGGAGGTCACTTGTAAGTATGACATTGTCTGAGGACAAGACAGACTTCAAGAAGGCAACAATGtgctctgaggcagcagcttccctcaCCACTTGGTCTATGACCTGTATGTCAGACACCACAAATTGGCACAAGAGGCCCATGGGGAGCTCAGTGAATGAGAAGGGCAGATGGTGAGCGCAGACCTAAGGCAGAAGGACAGACAGCACCGCTGAGTGCACTGTGCTCACACGTGAGCCaagccaagcagcagctgaaggcagccAGCAGGTCAGTGCAAGCTTAGCAGCCAGTCCAGCTTCTCCAAGGGCTGCATAGCACCCAAATGacatccctgtgtgctgccaaCAGGAAGTGAAGTGGTGCCATGCATTGAGGACTGCAATGTAGGGAGGGGTCACCGCAGAatggggggaaggaggaacaTAAGGCCAAGGGAgtacctgcagcagctgggcgGGGATCTGGGTCTCTCGCACAGCCTCCATAATCAGTGCTAAGGTGTCTTTATCCACATCCAGGGcaaaagggaaagagaggagcTGGCAGACCTGGATGACCACATCTGGGACAACCTCAGGGTCTCCATCCTTTCCTGCTTGCCTGAATTTGTGAAAGAGAGAGGGCTTAATACAGAGATGATCAGAAAAACCTTAGGACAAGGGGCAAAGggcattccctgtgccaggcactaAGGAGAGGCTCTACAAGTGCCAGGTCAGGCTCTTCTCAGCCCTTGGTGTGCTCATGTCCATGCCCCAttcagcagctgagctctgcccactTCAGCCCTTTGCACAACTCACATCTGTGCCATACATGCCAGGaagccaggggacagcagtcTCTTTAGTGTCACCATGAGGACACCACGGGACTGGGTGAGCTGAGGCAGACACTGGTGGGACTCACGAGTGAAGATGCTGAGGGCCAGGCTGAGGAATAACAGGGTTCCTGCAGAGGAAACAGCAGGCAGAAGGGCAAAGCTAGAGAAGGCTGTAAAGTTCCTTCACTTCTGTCTGTGCTACCTCAAGGCTGCTCCAGGGtagattctgtgattccctgccCAAAACAGGAAAATCTCCACCCAGGTGGTCACACCTGCCAGAGTGGAcattccctgcagcacagacatccttttttgctcctccacagccagctcagctcagctgctgccgACTGGGCACAGCAttggccagcccagccctctgTCCCCAGAAGACACTGcaatcctcaaaaaaatcacCTGAGTTCTCTGGCTTCAGGGAACAGATGTGGAGAGGGACAGACATGGAAGGATGTGAAGCAGGGTCCAAGGCAGATGNNNNNNNNNNNNNNNNNNNNNNNNNNNNNNNNNNNNNNNNNNNNNNNNNNNNNNNNNNNNNNNNNNNNNNNNNNNNNNNNNNNNNNNNNNNNNNNNNNNNNNNNNNNNNNNNNNNNNNNNNNNNNNNNNNNNNNNNNNNNNNNNNNNNNNNNNNNNNNNNNNNNNNNNNNNNNNNNNNNNNNNNNNNNNNNNNNNNNNNNNNNNNNNNNNNNNNNNNNNNNNNNNNNNNNNNNNNNNNNNNNNNNNNNNNNNNNNNNNNNNNNNNNNNNNNNNNNNNNNNNNNNNNNNNNNNNNNNNNNNNNNNNNNNNNNNNNNNNNNNNNNNNNNNNNNNNNNNNNNNNNNNNNNNNNNNNNNNNNNNNNNNNNNNNNNNNNNNNNNNNNNNNNNNNNNNNNNNNNNNNNNNNNNNNNNNNNNNNNNNNNNNNNNNNNNNNNNNNNNNNNNNNNNNNNNNNNNNNNNNNNNNNNNNNNNNNNNNNNNNNNNNNNNNNNNNNNNNNNNNCACATGATGCGGGAGACAGGCGAGAAGGCTCATCGCTGCCCACTCTGCCACTATAGCTCAGTGGAGAAGAACGCTCTCAACCGC
Coding sequences within:
- the LOC115905561 gene encoding serine/threonine-protein kinase 36-like, with protein sequence MVTLKRLLSPGFLACMAQMQAGKDGDPEVVPDVVIQVCQLLSFPFALDVDKDTLALIMEAVRETQIPAQLLQVCAHHLPFSFTELPMGLLCQFVVSDIQVIDQVVREAAASEHIVAFLKSVLSSDNVILTSDLLSLLTHVARACSEHLPFLQRILRDSDVADQPLTYLLSHKQHLIRARTCNLLGNLLRHSFSPALQSQPGWLERLLECLSDPASSVRRAATFAVGNAACHASCPAGTLGRAVPALTRLLSDSRAQTCYNAALALSNLGQRGEELRDLLIQNGAPDRLLQVTCQDPRTAVREGALEALRALSQHPGIQQVLLSLKATERLTALAAVSPQPPFARHGEPLFRRQCEHLLRRLAAPPGRAGPSPLSPRTGAER